One Roseovarius bejariae genomic region harbors:
- a CDS encoding M24 family metallopeptidase: MAELDWHAERTDLAALAQLDRSPEDEGIDLVAVRAYRLGRVRAEMVKRDIAAVILSDPVNIRYATGARNMQVFSQRNAPSRYLLLTADRSILFEFTGCAHLADGLETIDEVRAARTASFVAAGPDIAAREKAWAAEMADLIHSLVGKGATLGLERLNAGTAIALRDQGLRIVDAQEPVEMARAIKSVEEMKCVNASLRATEIGVAKLRAAIRPGLTEAELWSVLHQSVIAQNGDYVETRLLNAGERTNPWFQETTDNVIGENELIALDTDVVGCHGYYSDFSRTFHSGPGKPTATQRELYKVAYEQVHHNMGILRPGMTFRDYADAAWDIPEKYYANRYYLSAHGCGMTGEYPYLYHHGDFPDAGYDGVIEPGMTLCVESYIGADGAAEGVKLEQQVLMTETGMEVLSRFPFEEDLLR; encoded by the coding sequence ATGGCGGAATTGGATTGGCACGCGGAACGCACTGACCTTGCGGCTTTGGCACAGCTTGATCGGTCACCCGAGGATGAGGGTATCGACCTTGTCGCGGTGCGGGCCTATCGGCTTGGCCGGGTGCGGGCGGAGATGGTGAAGCGTGATATTGCGGCGGTGATCCTGTCGGACCCGGTGAACATCCGCTATGCCACCGGCGCGCGCAATATGCAGGTGTTCAGCCAGCGCAATGCACCGTCGCGGTACCTGCTTTTGACGGCGGATCGGTCGATCCTGTTCGAATTCACCGGGTGTGCGCATCTGGCTGACGGGTTGGAGACCATCGACGAGGTGCGCGCCGCGCGCACGGCAAGTTTCGTGGCCGCGGGGCCGGACATTGCCGCGCGGGAAAAGGCATGGGCCGCGGAAATGGCCGATTTGATCCACAGTCTTGTGGGCAAGGGGGCGACCTTGGGCCTTGAGCGGTTGAACGCAGGCACGGCCATTGCCCTGCGGGATCAGGGCTTGCGGATCGTGGATGCGCAGGAGCCGGTGGAAATGGCGCGGGCCATCAAATCGGTGGAGGAGATGAAATGCGTCAATGCCTCGCTTCGGGCCACTGAAATCGGCGTGGCCAAGCTGCGCGCTGCCATCCGGCCCGGTTTGACCGAGGCCGAGTTGTGGTCGGTGCTGCATCAATCGGTCATCGCGCAGAATGGCGATTACGTGGAAACCCGCCTGTTGAACGCGGGCGAGCGGACGAACCCTTGGTTTCAGGAAACCACCGACAACGTGATCGGCGAAAACGAATTGATCGCGCTGGACACGGACGTGGTGGGTTGCCACGGCTATTACTCGGATTTTTCCCGCACCTTCCATTCGGGCCCGGGGAAACCCACCGCCACGCAGCGCGAGCTTTACAAGGTGGCCTATGAGCAGGTGCATCACAACATGGGGATCTTGCGCCCCGGCATGACGTTTCGCGACTATGCCGATGCGGCTTGGGACATTCCCGAGAAATACTATGCCAACCGCTATTACCTGTCGGCGCATGGCTGCGGGATGACGGGGGAGTACCCTTATCTTTACCATCACGGCGACTTTCCCGATGCAGGTTATGACGGGGTGATCGAGCCGGGCATGACACTTTGCGTGGAAAGCTATATCGGCGCGGATGGGGCCGCCGAAGGGGTGAAGCTGGAACAACAGGTTCTGATGACCGAGACCGGGATGGAGGTTCTCTCGCGCTTTCCGTTCGAGGAGGATTTGCTGCGCTAA
- a CDS encoding ATP-dependent DNA ligase has protein sequence MKDFTALYTTIDQTTKTSAKVSTLARYFDTAPEEDKLWTIALFSGRRPRRAITTTRLREWAAERAGIPLWLFEESYPIVGDLAETIALVLPPAEAGHSDSLTAWITRLRALDKAEEDSRKTAVLDAWNRMEASERMVFNKLLTGGFRVGVSRKLMTRALAQSTGQDEAELAHRLMGDWTPETTTWSALIEAPDTGAQASRPYPFCLAYGLEDAPDTLGDPADWLAEWKWDGIRGQVILRDSQHFIWSRGEELMTDRFPDLAPLIDFLPQGTVLDGELVAWDGKAPMPFNALQKRIGRKTVPKKLLNEAPVILLAYDLLEDAGQDLRQIPFTTRRARLDALLSDIPDDAPIRPSPPIAFETWDDLAQTRAEARDHRAEGLMLKRLDSPYHTGRKKGDWWKWKLDPLTIDAVMIYAQAGHGRRANLFTDFTFAVRHGNDLVPFTKAYSGLTDAEFRKITAWVRKNTQQRFGPVRQVTPEHVFEIAFEGIHESPRHKSGVALRFPRMKRWRHDKPVDEANTLDDLHQMLAQYG, from the coding sequence ATGAAAGACTTCACCGCGCTTTACACCACCATCGACCAAACCACGAAGACCAGCGCCAAGGTGAGCACACTGGCGCGCTACTTTGACACCGCACCGGAGGAGGACAAACTCTGGACGATCGCGCTTTTCTCCGGCCGCCGACCGCGCCGCGCCATCACCACCACCCGCCTGCGCGAATGGGCGGCGGAACGCGCGGGTATCCCGCTGTGGCTGTTCGAGGAAAGCTACCCCATCGTCGGCGATCTGGCGGAAACCATCGCCCTTGTCCTGCCCCCGGCCGAGGCCGGCCACAGCGACAGCCTCACCGCGTGGATCACCCGCTTGCGCGCTCTTGATAAAGCCGAGGAGGACAGCCGCAAAACCGCCGTTCTCGACGCGTGGAACCGGATGGAGGCGAGTGAGCGCATGGTCTTCAACAAGCTGCTCACCGGCGGCTTTCGCGTCGGGGTCAGCCGAAAATTGATGACCCGCGCCTTGGCGCAGTCCACCGGGCAGGATGAGGCCGAATTGGCCCACCGCCTGATGGGCGACTGGACGCCGGAAACCACCACATGGTCCGCCCTGATCGAGGCCCCGGATACCGGCGCGCAGGCCTCCCGCCCCTACCCCTTCTGCCTTGCCTACGGGCTTGAAGACGCCCCCGACACCTTGGGTGACCCCGCCGATTGGCTGGCCGAATGGAAATGGGATGGCATCCGCGGCCAAGTCATCCTTCGCGACAGCCAACACTTCATCTGGTCCCGCGGCGAAGAATTGATGACTGACCGCTTTCCAGACCTCGCCCCGCTCATCGATTTCCTCCCGCAAGGCACCGTTCTGGATGGCGAGCTGGTGGCATGGGACGGCAAAGCCCCCATGCCCTTCAACGCCCTGCAAAAACGCATCGGGCGCAAGACCGTCCCGAAAAAATTGCTGAACGAGGCCCCGGTCATCCTATTGGCCTATGACCTTCTGGAAGACGCAGGCCAAGACCTGCGGCAAATACCCTTCACCACTCGCCGCGCGCGGCTTGATGCACTCTTGTCTGACATCCCGGACGACGCGCCGATCCGCCCCTCTCCCCCCATCGCTTTTGAGACATGGGACGACCTTGCCCAAACCCGCGCCGAAGCCCGCGACCACCGCGCCGAGGGCCTTATGCTCAAACGCTTGGACAGCCCCTATCACACGGGACGCAAAAAGGGGGACTGGTGGAAATGGAAGCTCGACCCATTAACCATCGACGCGGTGATGATCTATGCGCAGGCAGGCCACGGGCGTCGCGCCAATCTCTTCACCGATTTCACTTTCGCGGTGCGTCACGGCAACGATCTGGTGCCCTTCACCAAGGCCTATTCCGGCCTCACCGATGCCGAGTTCCGCAAGATCACCGCATGGGTGCGCAAAAACACCCAACAACGCTTTGGCCCCGTGCGGCAAGTCACCCCCGAACATGTGTTCGAGATTGCGTTTGAGGGCATCCACGAAAGCCCGCGCCACAAATCCGGCGTGGCCCTCCGCTTTCCCCGCATGAAACGCTGGCGGCACGACAAACCCGTGGACGAGGCCAACACCCTCGACGACTTGCACCAGATGCTGGCGCAATACGGTTAG
- a CDS encoding ligase-associated DNA damage response exonuclease: MVLEFKPQGIYCPAGDFFIDPWKPVGRALITHGHADHARPGHARYLATYAAGPVMRHRLGEITLEGVNYGEARRIGDATVSFHPAGHVPGSAQIRVEVAGEVWVVSGDYKTAPDRLCEAFEPVKCHSFITECTFGLPVFTWPSDEQIAQEINTWWATNAANGRFSLLGAYSLGKAQRVLSLLDPSIGPVLTHGAVENTNAVLRAQGLPLPETIHVTPDLKARDHPGALIVAPPGALGSTWARRFRPASTGFASGWMRLRGVRRRRAADRGFVISDHADWPALNEAIKATGAENIYATHGYTEIFAHWLTSQGYNAQVVPTEFTGDTLEEGAGA, from the coding sequence ATGGTTCTGGAGTTCAAACCCCAAGGCATCTACTGCCCCGCCGGTGATTTTTTCATCGACCCCTGGAAACCCGTCGGTCGTGCGTTGATCACCCATGGCCACGCCGATCACGCCCGCCCCGGTCATGCGCGATACCTTGCCACTTATGCCGCAGGCCCGGTCATGCGCCATCGGCTGGGCGAGATCACCTTGGAGGGTGTGAACTACGGCGAGGCCCGTCGCATCGGCGATGCAACCGTGTCCTTCCACCCTGCAGGCCACGTCCCCGGCTCGGCGCAAATCCGGGTGGAGGTTGCGGGCGAGGTCTGGGTCGTATCGGGCGACTACAAAACCGCGCCTGACCGTTTGTGCGAAGCTTTTGAGCCGGTGAAATGCCACAGCTTCATCACCGAATGCACCTTTGGCCTGCCGGTCTTTACTTGGCCTTCAGATGAGCAGATCGCGCAAGAGATCAACACCTGGTGGGCCACCAACGCCGCCAACGGGCGCTTCTCCCTTCTCGGCGCCTACTCCCTTGGTAAGGCCCAGCGCGTGCTTTCGCTGCTCGACCCCTCCATTGGCCCGGTCCTCACCCATGGCGCGGTCGAAAACACCAACGCCGTGCTGCGCGCCCAGGGGCTCCCCCTTCCCGAGACGATCCATGTCACGCCCGATCTCAAGGCCAGGGATCATCCCGGGGCATTGATCGTGGCCCCACCCGGCGCGCTTGGCTCCACTTGGGCGCGCCGTTTCCGCCCCGCCTCCACCGGTTTTGCCAGTGGATGGATGCGCCTGCGCGGGGTGCGCCGCCGCCGCGCCGCGGACCGGGGGTTTGTCATCTCGGACCACGCCGATTGGCCCGCGTTGAACGAGGCGATCAAAGCCACCGGCGCAGAAAACATATATGCCACCCACGGTTATACCGAGATATTCGCCCACTGGCTCACCTCCCAAGGCTACAACGCCCAAGTGGTCCCCACCGAGTTCACCGGCGACACTCTGGAAGAAGGGGCCGGGGCATGA
- a CDS encoding fumarylacetoacetate hydrolase family protein — protein MKFVRYGEPGQEKPGMIDNEGRLRDLSGVVPDLAGPILGKLPSVDPEGLPLVEGEPRLGPPVGNIGKLVAIGLNYTDHAAEMNMELPTHPVVFMKATSSIIGAYDTVRMPRGSEETDWEVELGVVIGKPVKYVTEAEALDHVAGYCIVNDVSERHFQAKMSGQWTKGKSCDTFGPVGPWLVTPDEVGDPQNLDLSLEVNGERMQTGNTATMNFTVAQIIAHLSEVMSLQPGDVIATGTPPGVGMGMTPPRYLKDGDVMDLEISRLGRQRLSVTRDQ, from the coding sequence ATGAAATTCGTACGCTACGGAGAACCGGGGCAGGAAAAACCCGGGATGATCGACAACGAAGGGCGCCTGCGCGACCTGTCGGGCGTGGTGCCCGATCTGGCGGGGCCGATTCTGGGCAAACTGCCGAGTGTCGATCCAGAGGGCTTGCCGCTGGTCGAAGGGGAGCCGCGGCTTGGCCCGCCGGTGGGAAATATCGGCAAGCTGGTGGCGATTGGCCTCAACTACACCGACCATGCCGCCGAGATGAACATGGAGCTGCCCACCCATCCGGTGGTTTTCATGAAGGCGACCTCGTCGATCATCGGGGCCTATGACACGGTGCGGATGCCGCGCGGATCCGAGGAGACCGATTGGGAGGTGGAACTTGGCGTGGTGATCGGCAAGCCTGTCAAATATGTCACCGAAGCCGAGGCTTTGGACCATGTGGCGGGCTATTGCATCGTCAACGATGTCTCGGAACGGCACTTTCAGGCCAAGATGTCGGGCCAATGGACCAAGGGCAAAAGCTGCGACACCTTCGGGCCGGTGGGACCATGGCTGGTGACGCCTGACGAGGTGGGCGATCCGCAAAACCTGGACCTGTCTCTGGAGGTGAACGGCGAACGGATGCAGACCGGCAATACCGCCACGATGAATTTCACCGTGGCGCAGATCATTGCACATCTGAGCGAAGTGATGAGCCTTCAGCCGGGCGATGTGATCGCCACGGGCACGCCGCCGGGCGTCGGGATGGGGATGACCCCGCCCCGCTACCTGAAGGATGGCGATGTGATGGATCTGGAAATCAGCCGCCTTGGGCGGCAGCGCCTTTCCGTGACGCGGGACCAGTAA
- a CDS encoding alpha/beta hydrolase, which produces MDRAPFYSDVADGPEGGRAFWLRTTDGVRIRIGLWTPADAIKGTVLLFPGRTEYIEKYGRAAADFARRGYATLAVDWRGQGLSDRLLDDAMSGHVQLFDDYQNDVEAVVAALDALDLPRPLHLLGHSMGGCIGLRAAMNGLPVASCGFSGPMWGIHISTPMRPVAWSLSWGSRQMGLSHLYAPGTKSNTYVLAEPFESNKLTCDQDMYDYMITQAKAHPELTIGGPSLRWLHEALRETFDLSRQPSPDLPCLTLLGTEEDIVDIPRIRTRMAAWPDGRLEELEGGRHEVLMDTATMRKRAFDLLAAHYDTASNRLTGPASRKGAAAQGG; this is translated from the coding sequence ATGGATCGCGCGCCGTTCTATTCCGACGTGGCCGACGGGCCCGAGGGCGGCCGCGCCTTTTGGCTGCGGACGACGGATGGAGTGCGCATTCGTATCGGTCTCTGGACACCTGCCGATGCGATAAAGGGCACCGTCCTGCTGTTTCCGGGCCGAACGGAATATATCGAGAAATACGGCCGTGCCGCCGCGGATTTCGCGCGGCGCGGCTATGCCACGCTGGCCGTGGATTGGCGCGGACAGGGGCTGTCTGACCGCTTGCTCGACGATGCCATGTCGGGCCATGTTCAGCTTTTCGATGACTACCAAAACGATGTCGAGGCCGTTGTCGCGGCGCTTGATGCACTTGACCTGCCAAGGCCCCTGCACCTTCTGGGCCACTCCATGGGCGGCTGTATCGGGCTGCGCGCCGCGATGAACGGCTTGCCGGTGGCCTCCTGTGGCTTCTCCGGCCCGATGTGGGGGATTCACATTTCCACACCAATGCGGCCGGTGGCGTGGTCGCTCAGTTGGGGCAGCCGGCAAATGGGCTTGAGCCATCTTTACGCCCCCGGCACCAAATCCAACACCTATGTTCTGGCTGAACCCTTCGAGAGCAACAAGCTCACCTGCGATCAGGATATGTATGACTATATGATCACGCAGGCCAAGGCTCACCCGGAACTGACCATCGGCGGCCCCAGCCTCCGCTGGCTGCACGAAGCCCTGCGCGAAACCTTCGACTTGTCGCGCCAACCCTCGCCCGACTTGCCCTGCCTGACGCTATTGGGCACCGAGGAGGATATCGTCGACATCCCACGCATCCGCACCCGCATGGCCGCATGGCCGGATGGTCGCCTCGAAGAACTCGAAGGCGGGCGGCACGAGGTGCTGATGGACACCGCCACCATGCGCAAACGCGCCTTCGATTTGCTGGCGGCACATTACGATACCGCCAGCAATCGCCTTACTGGTCCCGCGTCACGGAAAGGCGCTGCCGCCCAAGGCGGCTGA
- a CDS encoding SCP2 sterol-binding domain-containing protein, producing MSEVINSAVAALNDKMSGGFDGTAKFMIEGEGAIMIDGDGARAADDEADVTLTADAETFQSILEGDLDPTAAFMSGKLAVDGDMGMAMKLGSVLG from the coding sequence ATGAGCGAAGTCATCAACAGCGCCGTTGCCGCCCTGAACGACAAAATGTCGGGCGGATTCGACGGCACCGCCAAATTCATGATCGAAGGCGAGGGCGCCATCATGATCGACGGCGACGGCGCGCGCGCCGCTGACGACGAAGCGGATGTCACCCTCACCGCGGATGCCGAGACATTCCAATCCATTCTCGAAGGCGATCTCGACCCGACGGCGGCCTTCATGTCCGGCAAACTGGCCGTGGATGGCGATATGGGCATGGCCATGAAACTGGGCAGCGTTCTGGGCTGA
- a CDS encoding tetratricopeptide repeat protein, whose amino-acid sequence MARVFDSAASSLHSYSMGIGYRFLNRIVAALWLVVAFSLPVGAENSDRAMEMLQKLPEAEPKEARRLAREIEHEWSKTGSPAMDLLLKRGREALEAGDSRAAIEHLTALTDHAPEFAEGWHLRAIALANSERYGPAIEDLSRALALNPHNFNAMYSLGSVLDEVGYPDLAQEAFLRAASIHPHSEDVTKALERVAREVGGADL is encoded by the coding sequence ATGGCCCGGGTCTTTGACTCGGCGGCCAGTTCGCTACATTCTTACTCTATGGGCATAGGATACCGCTTTCTCAACCGTATCGTGGCGGCACTTTGGCTGGTAGTCGCGTTTTCCCTACCTGTGGGTGCGGAGAACAGTGACCGTGCCATGGAAATGTTACAGAAATTGCCGGAGGCGGAACCGAAAGAGGCCCGCCGTCTGGCCCGCGAGATCGAGCACGAGTGGTCGAAAACCGGTTCTCCTGCGATGGACCTGTTGCTCAAGCGTGGCCGCGAGGCGCTTGAAGCCGGTGATTCGCGGGCGGCCATCGAACATCTGACCGCCTTGACCGATCATGCGCCGGAATTTGCCGAAGGCTGGCACCTGCGTGCCATTGCCCTTGCCAACTCCGAGCGGTACGGCCCGGCGATTGAGGATCTGTCGCGCGCCTTGGCCCTCAACCCGCATAACTTCAACGCGATGTATAGTCTGGGGTCGGTGCTGGACGAGGTGGGGTATCCCGATCTGGCGCAAGAGGCCTTCTTGCGCGCGGCGTCTATACATCCGCATTCCGAGGACGTAACCAAGGCGTTGGAGCGTGTGGCCCGCGAAGTTGGCGGCGCGGATCTCTGA
- a CDS encoding helicase-related protein — MAAQSRTLAVLGPTNTGKTHFAIERMLGYRTGVIGLPLRLLAREVYDRIVAVRGPSVVALVTGEERIVPERAQFWVCTVEAMPEGLGADFVAIDEIQLCADPERGHVFTDRLLRARGLRETQFLGSHTMRGAIAALVPGVEFLSRERMSQLSYAGSKKISKMPPRSAIVGFSVDNVYSIAELLRRQKGGAAVVMGALSPRTRNAQVDLYQNGDVDYLVATDAIGMGLNLDIDHVAFSSLSKFDGRRMRALAPNELAQIAGRAGRGMSHGTFGVTGEAPELPDEVAQAIMDHRFAPIRKLEWRNPKLSFGQVDALIASLEAKPEGEWLVRAREADDLRALRTLAEQSEVRARASDGPSVRLLWDVCRIPDFRGISHAEHAGLLETIYRDLHERGRVPDDWLARQVKRIDRTDGDIDTLSKRLSYIRTWTYVAQRKGWVDDEMHWRGATRAVEDRLSDALHERLTQRFVDRRTSVLLRRLKQKEAMVAEVNDKGEVTVEGEFVGRLEGFRFIQDKAAAGQEAKAISQASLQALAPQFHLKADRFYNAPDTEIDFTEQGGLMWGEQAVGKLVSGADPMKPQAQAFVDEAAGDDVAQKVQRRLQHFIDRKVATLFEPLLNIQRDEELSGLARGFGFRMVENLGIIPRGEVADEVKALDQDARGALRKHGVRFGQFTIFMPLLLKPAPTRLRLVLWSLAQGLEEFPEAPPPGLVTVPSGTAHPRGYHAMSGYRAAGERAIRIDMLERLADMLRAEDSRGGFEAKADMLSITGMTLEQFADLMQGLGYKAERGEREKVKPVDQAMAEAPAQAQDAAEATAEDQVEAIPDEGEAPVAVEAPEAAEVPAEVPEASETEALPGEAPAAEPSEPEVEVFYTFTWAGRGGRARNEGRSKPRGEKPAGNKPRGKPGKGKPKREQGPKTFSSKPQKKDKIDPDNPFAAALMGLKDKG, encoded by the coding sequence ATGGCCGCGCAATCCAGAACCCTGGCGGTTCTGGGCCCCACCAATACCGGGAAGACGCATTTCGCGATCGAGCGGATGCTGGGCTATCGCACGGGGGTGATCGGCCTTCCGCTGCGCCTTCTGGCGCGCGAGGTGTATGACCGGATTGTCGCGGTCCGCGGGCCTTCAGTGGTGGCCTTGGTCACCGGGGAAGAGCGGATCGTGCCCGAGCGGGCGCAATTCTGGGTTTGCACCGTCGAGGCGATGCCCGAAGGGCTGGGTGCCGATTTCGTGGCGATCGACGAAATTCAGTTGTGTGCCGACCCCGAGCGTGGGCATGTCTTTACCGACCGGCTGTTGCGGGCGCGGGGCTTGCGGGAAACGCAATTCCTGGGCAGCCACACCATGCGCGGGGCAATTGCGGCACTGGTGCCCGGGGTGGAATTCCTGAGCCGCGAGCGGATGTCGCAACTTTCCTACGCAGGTTCGAAAAAGATAAGTAAAATGCCGCCTCGAAGCGCCATCGTCGGTTTTTCGGTTGATAATGTATATTCCATAGCCGAGCTGTTGCGCCGCCAAAAGGGCGGTGCAGCGGTGGTCATGGGGGCGCTTTCACCGCGTACACGCAATGCGCAGGTGGATCTTTATCAAAACGGGGATGTCGATTACCTCGTGGCGACCGATGCCATCGGGATGGGCCTTAATCTGGACATCGACCATGTGGCGTTTTCCTCGCTGTCGAAATTCGACGGGCGTCGGATGCGGGCACTTGCGCCCAATGAACTGGCCCAGATCGCGGGGCGTGCGGGTCGGGGGATGAGCCACGGCACATTCGGCGTGACGGGCGAGGCGCCGGAACTGCCTGACGAGGTGGCGCAGGCGATTATGGACCACCGCTTTGCCCCCATTCGCAAGCTGGAGTGGCGCAATCCCAAGCTGTCCTTCGGGCAGGTGGACGCACTGATTGCCTCGCTTGAGGCCAAGCCCGAGGGCGAGTGGCTGGTGAGGGCGCGGGAGGCCGATGACCTGCGGGCGCTGCGGACCTTGGCCGAGCAATCGGAGGTGCGGGCAAGGGCCAGTGACGGGCCATCGGTGCGCCTGCTGTGGGATGTCTGCCGAATCCCCGATTTTCGCGGCATCAGCCACGCCGAACACGCCGGGCTATTGGAAACCATTTACAGAGATCTGCACGAAAGGGGCCGGGTGCCCGACGACTGGCTGGCGCGGCAGGTAAAACGCATCGACCGGACCGATGGTGACATCGACACATTGTCGAAACGCCTGTCCTATATCCGCACATGGACCTATGTTGCGCAACGAAAGGGTTGGGTCGATGACGAAATGCATTGGCGTGGCGCGACACGCGCGGTAGAAGACCGCCTGTCGGATGCGCTGCACGAGCGTTTGACCCAGAGATTTGTGGACCGGCGCACATCCGTGCTCTTGCGCCGGCTCAAGCAGAAGGAGGCCATGGTGGCCGAAGTGAACGACAAAGGTGAAGTGACGGTCGAGGGCGAATTCGTCGGGCGTCTGGAAGGGTTCCGCTTTATTCAGGATAAGGCGGCTGCGGGGCAGGAGGCGAAAGCCATCTCGCAGGCCAGTTTGCAGGCGCTCGCGCCGCAATTCCATTTGAAAGCGGATCGGTTTTACAACGCGCCCGATACCGAGATCGACTTTACCGAGCAGGGCGGGTTGATGTGGGGCGAGCAGGCCGTGGGCAAGCTGGTGTCCGGGGCCGACCCGATGAAGCCGCAGGCGCAGGCCTTTGTCGATGAAGCGGCGGGCGATGACGTGGCCCAAAAGGTGCAGCGCCGCTTGCAGCATTTCATTGACCGCAAGGTGGCCACCCTGTTCGAGCCGCTGTTGAACATCCAACGCGACGAGGAACTGAGCGGTCTGGCGCGCGGATTCGGTTTCCGCATGGTGGAAAACCTCGGGATCATCCCGCGCGGTGAGGTGGCCGATGAGGTCAAGGCACTGGATCAAGACGCGCGCGGTGCCCTGCGCAAGCATGGTGTACGCTTTGGCCAGTTCACGATTTTCATGCCCTTGCTGCTGAAGCCCGCACCGACGCGCTTGCGTCTGGTGCTGTGGTCGCTGGCACAAGGGCTGGAGGAATTCCCCGAAGCGCCGCCGCCGGGCCTGGTGACGGTGCCGTCCGGTACGGCGCATCCGCGCGGCTATCACGCGATGTCGGGTTATCGTGCGGCTGGCGAACGGGCCATTCGGATCGACATGCTGGAACGTCTGGCCGATATGCTGCGCGCCGAGGACAGCCGGGGTGGGTTCGAGGCCAAGGCGGATATGCTGTCGATCACCGGCATGACGCTGGAACAATTCGCCGACCTGATGCAGGGCCTCGGATACAAGGCCGAGCGCGGCGAGCGTGAAAAGGTCAAGCCCGTGGATCAGGCCATGGCAGAGGCTCCGGCGCAGGCCCAAGATGCGGCCGAGGCGACAGCCGAAGATCAAGTTGAGGCGATCCCCGACGAAGGCGAAGCGCCAGTGGCGGTTGAGGCACCGGAGGCGGCAGAAGTGCCTGCGGAGGTGCCGGAGGCCAGCGAAACCGAGGCGCTTCCGGGCGAAGCCCCGGCGGCCGAGCCTTCCGAGCCCGAGGTGGAGGTGTTCTATACCTTCACATGGGCCGGGCGTGGCGGGCGTGCGCGCAACGAGGGCCGTAGCAAGCCCCGGGGGGAAAAGCCCGCAGGCAACAAGCCGCGCGGCAAGCCCGGCAAAGGCAAGCCCAAGCGCGAGCAGGGGCCGAAAACCTTTTCCTCCAAGCCGCAGAAGAAAGACAAGATCGACCCGGACAATCCCTTTGCCGCGGCCCTCATGGGCCTCAAGGACAAGGGATAA
- a CDS encoding RNA-binding S4 domain-containing protein, which yields MADQPEKIRLDKWLWYARFFKTRGLSAKQVSAGHVRVNSEKVAKPAHSVGPGDVLTFAQARQVRVVRIVDVGERRGPAPEAQALYEDLSPPPEPKDSVAPAPKYEGKGRPTKRDRRKLDLNRPDTLD from the coding sequence TTGGCCGATCAGCCGGAGAAAATCCGTCTGGACAAATGGCTTTGGTACGCGCGTTTTTTCAAAACGCGCGGCCTCTCGGCCAAGCAGGTCTCGGCGGGGCATGTGCGTGTCAATTCCGAAAAGGTGGCCAAGCCCGCCCATAGCGTGGGGCCGGGCGATGTTCTGACCTTTGCGCAGGCGCGCCAGGTGCGGGTGGTAAGGATTGTGGACGTGGGCGAACGGCGCGGCCCCGCGCCAGAGGCGCAGGCGCTTTACGAAGACCTCAGCCCGCCGCCCGAACCCAAGGACAGTGTTGCGCCCGCCCCCAAATACGAGGGAAAAGGGCGCCCTACCAAGCGGGATCGGCGCAAACTCGATCTCAATCGCCCGGATACGCTTGATTGA
- the fdxA gene encoding ferredoxin FdxA gives MTYVVIDNCIECKYTDCVEVCPVDCFYEGENMLVIHPDECIDCGVCEPECPADAIRPDTEPDMEKWVEFNRKYSEMWPVIITKKDQLPQAEERDGETGKVDKYFSEKPGEGG, from the coding sequence ATGACCTATGTGGTGATCGATAACTGCATCGAGTGCAAATACACCGATTGCGTCGAGGTGTGCCCCGTGGATTGCTTCTACGAGGGTGAGAACATGCTGGTGATCCACCCCGACGAATGTATTGATTGCGGTGTCTGCGAGCCGGAATGCCCCGCCGATGCGATCCGCCCCGATACCGAGCCGGACATGGAAAAATGGGTGGAATTCAACCGCAAGTATTCCGAGATGTGGCCGGTGATCATCACCAAGAAAGACCAGCTTCCGCAGGCGGAAGAGCGAGATGGCGAGACTGGAAAGGTCGACAAGTACTTCTCGGAAAAACCTGGTGAGGGTGGCTGA
- a CDS encoding CarD family transcriptional regulator, with protein MSKAKKSEFRPDDFVVYPAHGVGQIMSIEEQEIAGIKLELFVISFEKDKMTLRVPTNKATEIGMRGLSSPDVVSKAMTTLKGKAKVKRAMWSRRAQEYEQKINSGDLIAIAEVVRDLHRSDDQREQSYSERQLYEAALERLTREVAAVSGGDEVSAAKKVDEVLITRAA; from the coding sequence ATGAGCAAAGCCAAGAAATCCGAGTTTCGCCCAGACGATTTTGTTGTTTACCCCGCCCATGGCGTGGGGCAGATCATGTCGATCGAAGAGCAAGAGATTGCCGGGATCAAACTGGAACTCTTCGTGATCTCTTTTGAAAAAGACAAGATGACCCTGCGGGTGCCCACAAACAAGGCCACCGAGATCGGGATGCGCGGCTTGTCGAGCCCTGATGTGGTCTCCAAGGCGATGACCACGCTGAAGGGTAAGGCCAAGGTGAAGCGCGCCATGTGGTCGCGCCGGGCCCAGGAATATGAGCAAAAGATCAATTCCGGCGACCTGATCGCGATTGCCGAGGTGGTGCGAGACCTGCACCGTTCGGATGATCAGCGTGAGCAAAGCTATTCCGAGCGTCAGCTTTACGAAGCCGCGCTTGAGCGTTTGACCCGCGAAGTGGCCGCCGTTTCGGGCGGTGACGAGGTAAGCGCCGCCAAGAAGGTGGATGAAGTGCTGATCACCCGCGCTGCATAA